Proteins co-encoded in one Vibrio aquimaris genomic window:
- the rsmS gene encoding pleiotropic regulatory protein RsmS: MSSPDLEQAPDEIKLAVDLIYLIESHNIDPKVAFEAIKIVTSDIERKLEDNQ; the protein is encoded by the coding sequence ATGTCATCTCCCGATCTGGAACAGGCACCGGATGAAATTAAACTTGCGGTAGACCTAATTTATCTCATCGAAAGCCACAACATAGACCCTAAAGTTGCGTTCGAAGCAATCAAGATAGTGACATCGGATATAGAAAGAAAGCTGGAGGACAACCAGTGA
- a CDS encoding primosomal replication protein: MTNLSALSDRLDQLETQAIQRDKQYGDYHRPLFDQSLFHCQSARLHPYVTEAKQTFDKLVTQVKLAPNHAQVSYLAEKLICQIDALKKELDSFDVRQQENRQRPSQQNDLSQLYQNLAQHQTWESQLKAIVTQSEQIYSQATGKDKGLSFQKLEAARRRLQRCQQAKLRIEKHITYKERNQ; this comes from the coding sequence ATGACGAATCTTAGTGCGCTGTCAGATCGGTTGGACCAACTAGAAACTCAAGCAATCCAAAGAGATAAGCAGTATGGTGATTACCATCGGCCTCTATTTGATCAAAGCTTATTTCACTGTCAGTCTGCTCGGTTGCACCCTTATGTTACAGAAGCCAAACAAACATTTGATAAGCTCGTCACCCAAGTGAAGTTAGCTCCAAATCATGCTCAAGTGAGTTATTTAGCGGAAAAACTTATTTGTCAGATCGACGCGCTCAAAAAGGAACTAGATTCTTTTGATGTAAGGCAACAAGAAAATCGCCAAAGACCATCACAACAAAATGATCTCAGTCAGCTCTATCAAAACCTTGCTCAGCACCAAACGTGGGAATCACAACTCAAAGCCATTGTCACTCAGTCAGAGCAAATATACAGCCAAGCAACGGGCAAAGATAAAGGGCTTTCTTTTCAAAAACTCGAAGCCGCCCGAAGGCGCTTACAGCGCTGCCAACAAGCTAAACTCAGAATAGAAAAACACATTACCTATAAAGAGCGAAATCAGTAA
- a CDS encoding sulfite exporter TauE/SafE family protein, with translation MEFFEPTLLLVLALIAFLAGFIDAVAGGGGMLTVPALLSLGLPPHIALGTNKLAASFASSTAAFTYYKKRLFKPKCWKRAFVSTLIGATVGTLVVDLISTEWLEKILPLIILLAALYTIWHKTPFSISNDIPEPCPKFNKKQYLQGFSIGFYDGLAGPGTGAFWTVSSMALYRLNILLASGLSKAMNFTSNFTSLVTFAILGHIDWVLGLPMGICLMAGAFVGAHSAIRFGAKFIRPVFIAVVSVLAVKLAYEAWFMPV, from the coding sequence ATGGAATTTTTTGAACCAACATTACTGTTGGTACTGGCCTTGATTGCCTTTTTAGCAGGATTTATTGATGCTGTTGCTGGCGGTGGCGGCATGCTGACCGTGCCTGCTCTACTCTCCTTGGGACTGCCCCCTCATATTGCGCTTGGCACCAATAAGTTAGCTGCAAGTTTTGCTTCTTCGACGGCCGCCTTTACCTACTACAAAAAACGTTTGTTCAAGCCAAAGTGTTGGAAACGCGCTTTTGTCTCCACGCTCATAGGGGCAACAGTAGGAACACTCGTGGTTGACCTTATCAGCACAGAGTGGCTGGAGAAAATTCTGCCACTTATTATTTTACTTGCCGCTTTGTATACCATTTGGCACAAAACCCCGTTCAGTATCAGCAATGATATTCCAGAACCTTGCCCTAAGTTTAATAAAAAGCAGTATCTGCAAGGGTTTAGTATTGGTTTCTATGATGGACTGGCAGGACCGGGAACGGGCGCATTTTGGACCGTAAGCTCCATGGCTTTGTATCGACTTAATATATTACTGGCGTCTGGTTTATCCAAAGCAATGAACTTTACCAGTAATTTTACCTCTTTGGTCACCTTTGCAATACTTGGTCATATAGACTGGGTTTTAGGGCTACCAATGGGAATATGTTTGATGGCTGGTGCCTTTGTCGGTGCTCATTCAGCCATTCGTTTCGGTGCTAAGTTTATCCGGCCTGTATTTATTGCCGTAGTAAGCGTACTGGCGGTTAAACTCGCTTACGAAGCTTGGTTTATGCCCGTATGA
- the dinG gene encoding ATP-dependent DNA helicase DinG, protein MTTSKIQKTIRTSYQNLQSQMDNFIPRRAQNYLTAEITKSLCGDYHKTTRMIVAEAGTGIGKSLSYLMASIPVALHNNRKVVISTATVALQEQLINKDLPLYRRLIDREFSFILAKGRQRYCCAEKLATASGADGGQIAMFNTKPKAKDIEQLQLMAQKLAQNKWDGDRDSWPKPIDDAIWQSIVSDKHSCNLSMPAHRSCPFQKARAELDKTDVIIANHSLVMADADLGGGVILPEPENTIYVFDEAHHLPHVARDHASAAASLKGAAAWLEKLNQSVTKFANLADEKRVARFCNELQASIQELIPSLTQLASRFDATQFEDGCYRFEHGELPDWLEQESKQLKALTQKGAQSVTKVAELIAERVKDGELSNRLAEPALAELGFFIQRMDNLAQVWSLMAQPLREKGAPLARWLELAPEREGDFVVNVSPLEVGWQLDQQIWSRCIGAVLVSATLRALNSFGFFCRQAGISEKPEDGVKFLALASPFDYQNQAELLIPKMPCEPSATQFTQVLVDTLPNLIQENKANLVLFSSYWQMNQVFDSIASLCKKRGWSIQVQGKSSRSEILNKHKTLVQCQKTSVLFGTGSFSEGLDLPGELLENLIITKIPFAVPTSPVEQAHAEYIESRGGNPFMQIAVPEASKKLIQSVGRLLRKERDFGRVVILDRRLVTKRYGQALIDSLPPFKLIIE, encoded by the coding sequence ATGACAACCAGTAAAATTCAAAAAACCATTCGTACCAGCTACCAGAATTTACAATCACAGATGGATAATTTTATCCCTCGCCGAGCTCAAAATTACCTGACGGCAGAAATCACGAAATCCTTGTGTGGTGACTATCATAAAACGACACGGATGATTGTCGCTGAAGCGGGAACTGGGATTGGAAAGTCTTTGTCTTACTTAATGGCAAGTATTCCGGTTGCTTTACATAACAATCGCAAGGTCGTCATTTCCACCGCCACGGTTGCGCTTCAAGAACAACTTATCAATAAAGACTTACCTTTATACCGAAGGCTGATTGATAGAGAATTTTCATTTATTCTCGCCAAAGGTAGGCAACGTTACTGCTGCGCCGAAAAGCTCGCGACAGCCAGTGGCGCTGATGGCGGGCAAATAGCTATGTTCAATACCAAACCCAAAGCAAAAGATATCGAACAACTACAACTTATGGCTCAAAAACTGGCGCAGAACAAATGGGATGGCGACAGAGATTCTTGGCCAAAGCCGATAGATGATGCTATCTGGCAATCTATTGTCAGTGATAAGCACAGCTGTAATTTAAGTATGCCAGCACACAGAAGCTGTCCATTTCAAAAAGCGCGTGCAGAGCTGGATAAAACCGATGTGATCATCGCCAATCACAGTCTGGTGATGGCGGATGCCGATCTTGGCGGCGGCGTTATTCTTCCTGAGCCAGAAAATACCATTTACGTGTTTGATGAAGCCCATCACCTTCCTCACGTTGCCAGAGATCATGCCTCTGCCGCGGCAAGTTTAAAAGGCGCGGCAGCTTGGCTCGAAAAACTCAATCAATCAGTGACAAAGTTTGCCAATCTTGCTGATGAGAAAAGAGTGGCTCGTTTTTGTAATGAGCTGCAAGCTTCAATCCAAGAGCTTATCCCATCACTCACGCAGCTTGCGAGTCGATTTGATGCAACGCAATTTGAAGATGGATGTTATCGCTTTGAGCATGGTGAATTACCTGATTGGTTAGAGCAAGAGTCAAAGCAGTTAAAGGCTCTAACGCAAAAGGGGGCACAGTCAGTAACCAAAGTGGCAGAATTGATTGCAGAAAGAGTCAAAGATGGCGAACTTTCCAATCGCTTGGCAGAGCCTGCATTGGCTGAACTAGGTTTTTTTATACAACGTATGGATAATTTAGCGCAAGTATGGAGCCTAATGGCCCAGCCGCTTCGAGAAAAAGGGGCCCCTTTGGCTCGATGGTTAGAGTTAGCGCCGGAGCGGGAAGGTGACTTTGTGGTCAATGTTTCTCCTTTAGAAGTAGGCTGGCAGCTAGACCAACAAATTTGGAGCCGCTGCATTGGCGCTGTGTTGGTGTCAGCCACTCTGCGTGCTTTAAACTCATTTGGCTTTTTTTGCCGCCAAGCAGGTATTAGTGAAAAGCCAGAAGATGGTGTGAAATTCCTTGCCTTAGCCTCACCATTTGATTATCAGAATCAAGCAGAGCTGCTGATCCCTAAAATGCCATGCGAGCCATCAGCAACACAGTTCACCCAAGTCTTAGTCGACACCCTACCCAATCTTATCCAAGAAAATAAAGCCAATCTGGTTTTGTTTTCATCTTATTGGCAAATGAATCAGGTATTTGATTCTATCGCATCACTATGTAAGAAAAGGGGCTGGTCGATACAAGTTCAAGGTAAAAGCTCACGCTCAGAAATTCTAAATAAACATAAAACTCTAGTTCAATGCCAAAAAACTAGCGTATTATTTGGGACTGGAAGCTTTTCAGAAGGTCTAGACTTACCCGGTGAACTGTTGGAAAACCTGATTATAACTAAGATACCTTTTGCGGTGCCTACTTCTCCTGTTGAGCAGGCTCACGCAGAGTACATCGAAAGTAGAGGCGGGAATCCCTTCATGCAGATAGCCGTGCCAGAAGCAAGTAAAAAATTGATTCAATCTGTCGGTCGATTACTGCGAAAGGAACGTGATTTTGGTAGGGTAGTCATTCTTGATCGACGCCTAGTCACAAAGCGTTACGGACAAGCTCTGATCGATTCACTGCCACCGTTTAAACTTATCATCGAATAA
- a CDS encoding porin, translating into MKKTLVALSVLAAAANVNAAEIYSTDASKVSLSGEVDAYVAATDIDKQQSANVVTNTETDPSVMVWGKIQLDAEHKVSDTLTSFASFEIESETGFDSDETDNNATFDDLYVGVKTDTWGVAVGEVGDLAASTDAIEKGDITNEGQFLGDAGGHRSESDGNGIVFKAELTDGLVFVADVNTESDKDVDNTYGASLDWAINDMFSVGATLVNGEVEQDVDYQVGGVSASVTYGGFFFAATYAQYEGVNSFGLFGDSVGTTNYAYTDGDAYGVAAQYTVNKTRLYATYDVIALDEMSRTSANAEGDTTNLVLGAEYSLLDNVTIFGEYQTAETSNDFTGANGGAGLDADTFVLGTYYTF; encoded by the coding sequence ATGAAAAAGACTCTAGTAGCTCTTTCAGTTCTAGCAGCGGCAGCGAACGTAAATGCGGCTGAAATTTATTCAACAGATGCATCTAAAGTATCGCTATCTGGTGAAGTTGATGCATACGTTGCAGCAACAGATATCGACAAGCAGCAAAGTGCGAACGTAGTAACAAACACTGAAACAGACCCATCTGTTATGGTTTGGGGCAAAATCCAGCTAGACGCTGAGCACAAAGTAAGCGATACGCTAACAAGCTTTGCTTCATTTGAAATCGAATCTGAAACAGGTTTTGATTCAGACGAAACAGATAACAATGCAACGTTTGATGACCTATACGTTGGTGTAAAAACTGATACTTGGGGCGTTGCAGTCGGTGAAGTAGGCGATCTAGCAGCTTCAACAGATGCGATTGAAAAAGGTGACATCACTAACGAAGGTCAATTCCTTGGTGATGCAGGCGGCCACCGCTCAGAGTCTGACGGTAACGGCATTGTATTTAAAGCTGAACTAACTGATGGTTTAGTATTTGTTGCTGACGTTAACACTGAGTCTGATAAAGATGTCGATAACACTTACGGTGCGTCTTTAGATTGGGCAATCAATGATATGTTCTCTGTAGGTGCAACCCTTGTAAATGGTGAAGTAGAGCAAGATGTTGATTACCAAGTAGGCGGTGTATCTGCATCTGTAACATACGGTGGTTTCTTCTTCGCGGCGACTTACGCTCAATACGAAGGTGTAAACTCATTTGGATTATTTGGAGATAGTGTCGGCACGACCAATTACGCTTATACTGATGGCGATGCTTACGGCGTAGCAGCTCAGTACACAGTCAATAAAACTCGCCTGTACGCAACTTATGATGTTATTGCTTTAGATGAAATGTCTCGAACTAGTGCTAATGCAGAGGGTGACACAACTAACCTAGTTTTAGGTGCTGAATACTCACTGTTAGATAATGTAACTATCTTTGGTGAATATCAAACGGCTGAAACATCAAATGACTTCACAGGTGCAAACGGTGGTGCTGGTCTAGACGCTGATACATTCGTATTAGGTACTTACTACACATTCTAA
- a CDS encoding DUF2057 family protein: MKTINILLLAVLASAVSYSALAVELDLASGISVPVLNGKKVKDDNLDFVEGENQLVFEFAGKLKDNNKRKYYSARPYIVTLDLTGVKTLKVELVSNKLNKIDRSVNKKQPIFEFTIDGKQVEDSQQMLPPAEGVFPYSNVPLLVENYNKERGLVFDSGKVVELKAELAKLEQGEAVSSGERKTTTIAGVTETESTLQLKLWYLKASNEERKNFKRWMIEQD, encoded by the coding sequence TTGAAAACGATCAACATTCTTCTTTTGGCTGTATTGGCCTCCGCTGTTTCTTATTCCGCTTTAGCGGTTGAATTGGATTTAGCCAGTGGTATTTCGGTGCCAGTGTTAAATGGTAAAAAAGTTAAGGATGATAACCTTGATTTTGTCGAAGGTGAAAACCAACTTGTGTTTGAGTTTGCTGGCAAGCTTAAAGACAACAACAAACGTAAATATTATTCTGCGCGCCCCTATATTGTGACTTTGGACCTTACTGGTGTCAAAACACTTAAAGTTGAGCTTGTATCGAATAAGCTTAACAAAATAGATCGCAGCGTAAATAAAAAACAACCTATCTTTGAGTTCACAATAGACGGTAAGCAGGTAGAAGACTCACAACAAATGCTGCCGCCGGCAGAGGGTGTTTTCCCCTATTCGAATGTGCCGCTGCTAGTTGAAAACTATAATAAAGAACGCGGCCTAGTATTTGATTCGGGTAAGGTAGTCGAGCTTAAAGCTGAGCTTGCCAAGCTAGAGCAAGGTGAAGCCGTAAGCTCTGGTGAGCGCAAAACCACTACTATTGCAGGTGTGACGGAAACCGAGAGCACTTTGCAGTTAAAACTGTGGTATTTAAAGGCCAGTAATGAAGAGCGTAAAAACTTCAAACGCTGGATGATTGAACAAGATTAA
- the bioA gene encoding adenosylmethionine--8-amino-7-oxononanoate transaminase, whose protein sequence is MDLDFDRRHIWHPYTSTLNPLTCYPVTSADGVYVHLEDGRQLVDGMSSWWAAIHGYNHPQLNQAAHTQIDKMSHVMFGGITHDPAINLCKTLLSMAPENLEQVFLADSGSVAVEVSLKMALQYWHSKGQQRPKFLTLRDGYHGDTFAAMSVTDPDNSMHSLYKGFLPEHIFAASPKTGFHQEWDEADLDDFRDKISQHQHEIAAVILEPMVQGAGGMRIYHPNFLQGVRVLCDEYGVLLILDEIATGFGRTGKLFACEHAGIKPDIMCVGKALTSGYMTLSATLTSKEVADTVCSGEAGCFMHGPTFMANPLACAVAGKSLELLQQGEWQAQVETIEANFAAQLPKLLNYDLVKDVRWLGAIGVVETKRPVNMEAIQTLFVGQGVWIRPFGKLIYMMPPFISQDEHINALVAAIETALQDPHCFQ, encoded by the coding sequence ATGGATCTTGACTTTGATCGTCGCCACATCTGGCACCCGTATACTTCAACACTCAATCCTTTAACTTGCTACCCTGTCACTTCTGCTGATGGTGTATACGTTCATCTCGAAGACGGACGGCAGCTTGTCGATGGCATGTCATCTTGGTGGGCCGCTATTCATGGCTACAATCACCCGCAGCTTAATCAAGCCGCTCACACACAAATCGATAAAATGTCCCATGTGATGTTTGGCGGCATAACTCATGATCCTGCAATCAATTTGTGTAAAACCCTCCTTTCTATGGCGCCCGAAAATCTAGAGCAAGTCTTTTTAGCCGATTCGGGTTCGGTAGCCGTTGAAGTCAGTTTAAAAATGGCGCTTCAGTATTGGCATAGCAAAGGGCAACAGCGCCCTAAGTTTTTGACTCTAAGAGACGGTTATCATGGTGACACCTTTGCCGCTATGTCTGTCACCGATCCCGACAACTCTATGCATTCTTTATATAAAGGATTCTTACCTGAGCATATTTTTGCTGCATCGCCCAAAACCGGCTTTCACCAAGAGTGGGATGAGGCTGATCTCGATGACTTTAGGGACAAAATAAGCCAGCATCAACACGAGATTGCTGCTGTTATTCTTGAGCCAATGGTCCAAGGGGCGGGAGGGATGCGAATTTATCACCCCAACTTTTTACAGGGCGTTCGAGTCTTATGTGATGAATATGGTGTGCTGCTTATTCTTGATGAGATCGCAACAGGCTTTGGTCGTACAGGTAAGCTGTTTGCTTGTGAGCATGCTGGCATCAAACCAGACATTATGTGTGTAGGTAAAGCGCTGACCAGTGGCTATATGACGCTCTCTGCAACGCTCACTTCAAAAGAGGTCGCAGATACGGTTTGCTCTGGGGAAGCAGGCTGCTTTATGCACGGCCCTACCTTTATGGCGAATCCGCTGGCCTGTGCGGTAGCGGGCAAAAGTCTCGAGCTTTTACAACAAGGTGAGTGGCAAGCGCAAGTTGAAACAATTGAAGCTAATTTCGCAGCGCAATTACCTAAATTGCTTAACTATGACTTGGTCAAAGATGTGCGCTGGTTAGGTGCGATTGGCGTTGTGGAAACCAAACGCCCAGTAAATATGGAAGCCATTCAAACTTTATTTGTCGGGCAAGGGGTATGGATAAGACCCTTTGGTAAGCTTATCTATATGATGCCACCTTTTATTAGCCAAGATGAGCATATAAACGCTCTTGTTGCTGCGATAGAAACAGCGCTTCAAGATCCACACTGTTTTCAGTAA
- the bioB gene encoding biotin synthase BioB, whose protein sequence is MEARHNWTVEEVRALMDKPFMDLLFEAQLVHRQHQQHNYVQVSTLLSIKTGACPEDCKYCPQSARYQTDIEKERLMEVERVLDAAQKAKSAGSTRFCMGAAWKNPKARDMSHLAEMIKGVKGMGLETCMTLGMLTPDQAKELADAGLDYYNHNLDTSPEFYGSIITTRTYQDRLDTLSHVRDAGMKICSGGIIGMGESANDRAGLLVELANLPTHPESVPINMLVKVKGTPLEDVDDVEPFDFIRLIAIARILMPNAAVRLSAGREDMNEQMQALCFMAGANSIFYGCKLLTTPNPSEDKDMQLFDKLGINRHEVSQRPDEIEENDLLDRVVERVAARPEKGDLFYDATI, encoded by the coding sequence GTGGAAGCACGTCACAACTGGACTGTTGAAGAAGTCAGAGCATTAATGGACAAGCCATTTATGGATCTTTTGTTTGAAGCGCAATTGGTCCACCGCCAGCACCAACAACATAATTATGTGCAAGTGAGTACACTGCTTTCGATAAAAACGGGCGCTTGTCCTGAAGATTGCAAATATTGCCCCCAGAGTGCGCGCTATCAAACGGATATCGAAAAAGAGCGTTTGATGGAAGTTGAACGTGTACTTGATGCCGCGCAGAAAGCCAAAAGTGCAGGGTCGACACGTTTTTGTATGGGGGCAGCATGGAAAAACCCTAAAGCGCGCGATATGTCGCACTTAGCTGAAATGATCAAAGGTGTAAAAGGCATGGGGCTAGAAACCTGTATGACTTTGGGGATGCTGACACCAGATCAAGCAAAAGAGCTGGCTGATGCAGGGCTGGATTACTACAACCATAATTTGGATACCTCTCCAGAGTTTTACGGCAGTATCATCACGACGCGAACCTATCAGGACAGATTAGATACCTTGTCCCATGTGAGGGATGCCGGAATGAAAATATGCTCTGGGGGGATTATTGGCATGGGTGAGAGTGCCAATGATCGTGCTGGGCTATTAGTCGAGCTGGCAAACCTTCCTACTCACCCTGAAAGTGTGCCAATAAATATGTTGGTTAAAGTAAAAGGCACACCACTTGAGGACGTTGATGATGTTGAACCTTTCGATTTTATTCGCTTAATCGCCATAGCGCGCATTTTAATGCCCAATGCAGCTGTCCGCTTGTCTGCTGGTCGAGAAGATATGAACGAGCAAATGCAAGCGCTGTGTTTTATGGCTGGAGCCAACTCTATCTTCTACGGGTGTAAGCTCCTTACCACCCCGAACCCTTCCGAAGATAAGGATATGCAGCTATTTGATAAGCTTGGTATCAATCGACATGAAGTCTCACAACGCCCAGATGAAATTGAGGAGAATGATTTACTTGACCGTGTGGTTGAGAGAGTGGCGGCACGTCCGGAAAAAGGCGATCTGTTTTATGATGCCACCATTTAA
- a CDS encoding 8-amino-7-oxononanoate synthase: MPPFNARISKQLEKRLDSGLSRSIRTIEAGNTASLSYQSKSHINFSSNDYLGLAADKTLSQAWQRGIDLYGNGSGASPLVTGFSIAHADLEASLCDWLGFERAILFSSGFSANQAVLFSLMKEGDLLVQDKLNHASLIEAGIHCPAAMKRFRHNDIGHLKRRLTSSGLVVTEGVFSMDGDLAPLSDIYTITQVNSWLMVDDAHGIGVLGDEGRGSCHSADVTPEILVVTFGKALGLSGAAVMCNQDLGDYFTQFARHHVYSTAMPPSLAHAISQSIEMVRTQQWRRDKLAELQSEYQQRFSMLDGYVETETPIKPFLIGDSGASIQIAKALSDMGLWLTAIRPPTVAKSAARLRVTLTANHSVNQVRALANAVEQAIEKVA; encoded by the coding sequence ATGCCACCATTTAATGCTCGTATTTCCAAACAATTGGAAAAACGTTTAGATTCGGGGCTTTCAAGAAGCATACGTACGATTGAGGCTGGAAATACCGCTAGTTTATCCTATCAGTCAAAGAGCCATATAAATTTTTCAAGTAATGATTATCTAGGCTTAGCGGCGGATAAAACCCTATCGCAAGCGTGGCAGCGAGGAATTGATTTATACGGCAACGGTAGTGGCGCTTCACCTTTGGTGACAGGCTTTTCAATAGCTCATGCCGATTTAGAAGCCTCGCTTTGTGATTGGCTTGGTTTTGAACGAGCGATTTTGTTTTCTTCAGGGTTTTCAGCTAATCAAGCAGTATTGTTTAGCCTGATGAAAGAAGGAGATTTGCTCGTACAAGACAAGCTAAATCATGCCTCTTTGATTGAAGCTGGCATACATTGCCCTGCGGCGATGAAGCGCTTTCGTCATAACGATATTGGGCATCTAAAAAGAAGGTTAACTTCTAGTGGTTTAGTGGTGACTGAAGGGGTGTTTAGTATGGACGGCGACTTAGCCCCGCTTTCGGACATATATACTATTACTCAGGTAAATTCTTGGCTTATGGTTGACGATGCTCATGGCATTGGTGTACTTGGTGATGAAGGGAGAGGGAGTTGCCATAGTGCGGATGTAACACCCGAGATCTTGGTCGTCACTTTTGGTAAAGCGCTTGGCCTATCTGGCGCAGCCGTTATGTGCAACCAAGATTTAGGTGACTATTTTACTCAGTTTGCGAGACATCATGTCTACTCAACCGCTATGCCTCCATCACTTGCTCATGCTATCAGTCAAAGCATTGAAATGGTTCGCACCCAGCAGTGGAGACGCGACAAGCTTGCAGAATTACAAAGTGAGTATCAGCAAAGATTTTCTATGCTTGATGGCTATGTTGAAACCGAAACACCCATTAAACCATTCTTGATTGGCGATAGTGGCGCATCAATACAAATTGCTAAGGCTTTGTCAGATATGGGCTTATGGCTAACCGCGATCAGACCGCCGACTGTGGCTAAAAGCGCCGCTCGTCTGAGAGTAACACTGACCGCGAATCATAGTGTCAATCAAGTCAGAGCCTTAGCCAATGCAGTAGAGCAGGCGATAGAAAAGGTAGCGTAA
- the bioC gene encoding malonyl-ACP O-methyltransferase BioC: MEQAILDYPLPYEDKSAVAEAFGKAAETYDSHAAFQREVGTRLLRLLPNDINGKTVLDLGCGTGYFAALLRERGANVICCDLSQQMLDKARERCGVEQMHYQLGDAESLPLASQSVDLVFSSLALQWCGDLSQPLREMRRVLKPSGGIYFSTLLDGSLSELREAWSVIDKYQHVNDFCSIDEIKIALAQSGSDCYQLDLPTITLWYDSAFSLMRDLKGIGASYVHGRSQGLTSRSMLQNVEQAYQKFRNYKGLVPATYQVCLGVIHI; the protein is encoded by the coding sequence ATGGAACAGGCGATTTTAGATTATCCCTTGCCATATGAAGATAAATCGGCTGTTGCCGAGGCGTTTGGCAAAGCTGCAGAAACTTATGATTCTCATGCAGCCTTTCAAAGAGAAGTGGGGACTCGGTTACTTCGGCTATTACCAAATGATATTAACGGTAAAACTGTCTTGGATCTTGGCTGTGGGACTGGCTATTTTGCCGCCTTGTTAAGAGAACGAGGTGCCAATGTCATTTGTTGTGATTTATCGCAGCAAATGCTGGACAAAGCGAGAGAGCGTTGTGGAGTAGAGCAGATGCACTATCAACTGGGTGATGCTGAATCCTTACCCTTGGCTTCTCAATCCGTAGATTTGGTGTTTTCTAGCTTAGCATTGCAATGGTGTGGTGATTTATCCCAGCCGCTGCGTGAAATGCGCAGAGTACTGAAGCCGAGTGGTGGCATTTATTTTTCTACCTTGCTCGATGGCTCTTTATCTGAGCTTAGGGAAGCGTGGAGTGTGATAGATAAGTATCAGCATGTTAACGACTTTTGCAGTATAGATGAGATAAAAATTGCGTTAGCGCAATCTGGCTCTGATTGTTATCAGTTAGACTTGCCTACTATTACGCTCTGGTACGACTCTGCATTTTCATTAATGCGGGATTTAAAAGGGATTGGTGCTAGCTATGTGCATGGACGATCTCAGGGATTGACTAGTCGTAGTATGTTACAAAACGTCGAGCAGGCTTATCAAAAATTTCGAAACTATAAAGGCTTGGTACCTGCTACATATCAGGTTTGTTTAGGGGTAATTCATATATGA
- the bioD gene encoding dethiobiotin synthase yields MTHAFFIAGTDTDVGKTVASTAILNALALKEVKTIGYKPVAAGSEGTDLGFRNSDALYLQKASTVETEYEDINPYPLELPTSPHIAAQREGVDIQYSVLSDKLSIHKEKADFVLVEGAGGWRVPVSGEECLSSWVQQEKLPVILVVGIKLGCLSHAMLTLDAIEADGLKVIGWVANRINPGTEHYADIIAMLENKISAPKLGEIPYIPSIKQKNLAQYLDVSTLFDMS; encoded by the coding sequence ATGACTCATGCTTTTTTTATTGCGGGTACGGATACTGATGTTGGTAAAACCGTTGCCTCTACTGCGATTCTCAATGCACTTGCGCTAAAAGAGGTAAAAACGATTGGTTACAAACCCGTAGCTGCGGGCAGTGAAGGAACAGACCTCGGATTTCGTAACTCAGATGCCTTGTATCTGCAGAAGGCATCGACTGTTGAAACTGAATATGAGGATATCAATCCTTATCCACTCGAGCTTCCAACATCGCCGCATATTGCTGCGCAGCGTGAAGGTGTGGATATCCAATATTCTGTGCTTAGTGATAAGCTGTCAATTCATAAGGAAAAGGCAGATTTTGTGTTGGTTGAGGGAGCTGGTGGATGGCGAGTACCAGTCAGTGGCGAAGAATGTCTTTCTAGTTGGGTGCAACAGGAAAAACTACCAGTGATCTTGGTCGTGGGTATTAAACTTGGCTGTTTAAGTCATGCTATGTTAACCCTCGACGCGATAGAAGCTGATGGGTTGAAAGTCATTGGATGGGTTGCGAATAGAATCAACCCAGGTACCGAACATTATGCTGATATTATTGCAATGCTTGAGAACAAAATCTCAGCGCCCAAACTTGGTGAGATCCCATACATTCCAAGCATTAAGCAGAAAAATCTCGCCCAATATCTAGATGTTTCGACGCTTTTTGATATGTCCTGA